In a genomic window of Bemisia tabaci chromosome 1, PGI_BMITA_v3:
- the LOC109033309 gene encoding proteasome adapter and scaffold protein ECM29 isoform X6, translated as MQTGQETKRTDALTQVLLERVFLRVGSADSEEQLANCISKFLAPVLLKLSTSHDTVRNKVVELLTHLNKRLKTYKTMQLPLLELLDTYRNTTSSFVQNFTIIYIKVGFPRMSVEEQLDLLPALFSAVEGKPQNNMESIIMLFLESLVNIKVSVFMKRRNDIFDGKPKLTKVLLDYTLDILLLPIVKYDSIPPGMSEYSHNRVISELSDPSYRTDKTDLEKLKITIIELLSSQIFEYEKLLTHAVIASKDPRTSVCQKGENLLAVLLKSIKKFGQETTLPLYALFTGSDNSVQIEKSKQKNSLSPAVKVKILEILIKIRQGAIIWPACIQIAFLALQLGTTENKDMKLMSLGFQFTHLMISEVRTEELEKVAIVLLNSAFLKILDPKSDYSDTLRQQAYTSAGLLVKKVPFLVRDNIKIVFNFFNALSEVENHDTKVAIKEALISMSSAFRDNKINEAMLDELLTFLATQCDASVLSGFAVIHYLVNVFPTSNASARFILLLIAGKSHPDLSEEAKKHLYGYDHNIESEMKLEDLPSFCNMTETVLRELESRSPIDFNKPGTRLPMPVSNLSLIFSDLSLCLKHSAGIKSISCHMRHPSNETPKVAHYLKHLHTSQPKILSDYVQLLQRALETEVNFAPLFCLVECVGTIPEIIVPQLTIKLDLLETLFGHSREDIRENIALLYGPFTSYSLTDTEFDDRIFKICESSLDPASKALEMQHGTMLAIATAIEWRILKQVGCSQDWVVLKKIILTAFQFLNQSNPILLSAACNTFGQLGRITPLPLLEGKTRLSENPGKLDVFEKLMEFTNNEKLVSKVRLLACKAIGMLCIGDAQSRAHVKLIFDTFLSKAKDHKNIDIHLAVGETLVCCILGSSHKLARNMWVMSESEFSHSSEDFYPILDEILSKLLEKVSYLHPNSRQATCIWLYTITKECARAKPVLERLKEIQSSFVEFLSENNEMVQTLGSKGLALVYDNGDAAVRAELVDLLVRQLSEGKRSVIQVTSDTKLFEDDALGKAPTGANLTTYKDICSFASDMNQPDLIYTFLNMANHNALWNSKKGAAFGFSSIAENAREQLAPHLSKIIPRLYRYQFDPTPRTQASMSAIWQSLVPEPSKTIELYHKEIFVDLIKNLTSNHYRVRQSCCSALTDFLRGPGSSALESCVDSIPELWSSLFRVMDDVHDSTRKSAQKSATIISQICVRRCDSKYGKSGEAMIKALLTPILDKGISNQVSEVRTISLLTVSELVKSSGNFLREHLVTLIPALLEATEDLELAGAYASTRLSSDASSQEKFDDFRASLVKSHYTTQTVSKCVQYLTNDVLKELAPRIIELLRVSVSLSTRIAASHFIVLVVLEATTSHIDLQPYSGKILSALLNGLTDRNSSIRNTYAAAVGHVVRISKDSSVDKLIKKLNTIFVVKEDTKIRSALGSALAIMMKHSPDKLKSQSDALIPLTFYAMQAEDKDLKKVWEDLWHDIAPSSESAILRNIDSVCNFLKTMLDSPSWNEKAQAATGMKVLASKLGEQLSLDHRKRLIEYLLEGLAGRTWTGKENLLAALTALCYSYPKVHPVNDNLPNLIADLVLKECRKENLKYRTKALSAVGVILRSLEVDRFSAVYDIVQEVNAKRGESLVDESDNLKEKTEKQNSLTALKEAAFITLGEAWPKNSATQTIYQEKIITQCVSCLNTSERSVQVAVMSALHRYIDGCAILEDKVEDPSPFKNMLPQILEALSCALGTSYEHIQYEIQVSRIGSVSEDLIDGGGE; from the exons TGCTCTTGGAACGTGTTTTTCTGAGAGTAGGATCTGCTGATTCAGAGGAACAGTTAGCAAATTGTATATCTAAATTTTTGGCTCCAGTTCTTCTCAAATTGTCTACCTCGCATGACACTGTGCGAAACAAG GTTGTTGAACTCCTCACTCACTTGAACAAAAGATTGAAAACATACAAAACGATGCAGCTACCATTACTGGAACTATTAGATACCTATCGTAATACTACTTCTTCATTTGTTCag aacTTCACCATTATTTATATCAAAGTAGGGTTCCCACGAATGAGCGTCGAGGAGCAGCTGGACCTACTTCCAGCATTATTCAGTGCTGTAGAAGGAAAGCCGCAGAACAATATGGAAAG CATTATCATGCTTTTCCTTGAGTCTCTTGTCAACATAAAAGTAAGTGTTTTCATGAAAAGGAGGAATGACATTTTCGATGGAAAACCGAAACTAACAAAGGTTCTTTTAGACTACACCCTGGACATCCTCTTACTTCCCATTGTAAAATATGACTCCATACCCCCCGGCATGAGTGAATACTCTCACAATAGAGTCATATCCGAGTTATCAGACCCATCTTACAGAACAGATAAAACTGATTTAGAGAAGCTTAAAATCACAATAATTGAGCTTTTATCAAGTCAGATTTTTGAGTATGAAAAACTTTTAACTCATGCTGTTATTGCTTCTAAAGATCCAAGAACATCCGTTTGTCAAAAAGGCGAAAATCTCCTGGCAGTTTtgttaaaaagtataaaaaaattcggtcaAGAAACTACTCTACCTCTCTATGCTTTGTTCACTGGCTCCGATAATTCTGTTCAGATTGAAAAATCGAAGCAAAAAAATTCTTTGTCTCCCGCTGTAAAAGTGAAAATCCTCGAAATCTTAATTAAAATCCGGCAAGGTGCTATTATTTGGCCTGCATGTATTCAGATTGCTTTTCTGGCTTTGCAGCTCGGTACGACAGAAAACAAGGACATGAAACTAATGTCTCTCGGTTTCCAGTTTACGCATTTAATGATCAGTGAAGTCAGAACGGAGGAGTTGGAGAAAGTTGCGATTGTTTTGTTAAATTCAGCATTCCTAAAAATACTTGATCCAAAGAGTGATTACTCTGATACCTTGCGGCAACAAGCCTATACCTCTGCTGGTCTTTTAGTAAAGAAAGTACCTTTTTTAGTCAGAGATAATATCAAAattgtctttaattttttcaatgcccTCTCAGAAGTTGAGAATCATGATACTAAAGTGGCCATTAAAGAAGCCTTAATAAGTATGTCCTCTGCATTCAGAGATAACAAAATAAATGAGGCCATGCTTGATGAGTTGCTAACCTTCCTGGCGACGCAATGCGATGCAAGTGTTTTGAGTGGCTTTGCAGTGATTCACTACCTGGTCAATGTTTTCCCTACATCCAACGCTTCAGCTAGATTTATTCTCCTCCTCATTGCAGGCAAAAGTCATCCCGATCTTTCTGAAGAGGCAAAGAAGCATTTGTATGGCTATGATCATAACATCGAGTCAGAAATGAAACTTGAAGATCTACCCTCATTTTGTAATATGACTGAAACCGTCCTCCGAGAACTGGAATCCAGGTCTCCCATTGACTTCAATAAGCCGGGCACCAGACTTCCAATGCCCGTCTCAAATTTGTCTCTCATTTTCTCCGATTTAAGTCTGTGTCTCAAGCACAGTGCAGGAATTAAAAGTATCTCCTGTCATATGCGGCACCCCTCGAATGAAACTCCAAAAGTTGCACACTACTTAAAACATCTGCACACTTCACAACCCAAAATTCTGAGCGATTATGTGCAGCTGCTTCAAAGAGCTTTAGAAACTGAGGTAAACTTCGCACCCCTGTTTTGCTTGGTAGAATGTGTTGGGACCATTCCAGAAATTATTGTGCCTCAACTCACCATAAAATTAGATTTGCTGGAGACCCTTTTTGGACACAGCCGAGAAGATATTCGAGAGAATATTGCATTACTGTATGGACCGTTCACGAGTTATTCTCTGACAGATACAGAATTCGATGAtcgaatattcaaaatttgtgaaagcTCTCTAGATCCAGCCAGCAAAGCATTAGAAATGCAACATGGTACTATGCTAGCTATTGCTACAGCTATCGAATGGCGAATTTTGAAGCAGGTAGGTTGCAGTCAAGACTGGGttgtcttgaaaaaaataattcttactgcttttcagtttttaaatcaATCAAACCCAATTTTACTGTCTGCTGCGTGTAACACATTTGGGCAGTTAGGTCGAATAACGCCACTTCCTCTTCTGGAAGGAAAAACTCGACTCTCAGAAAATCCAGGAAAACTTgacgtttttgaaaaattgatggagTTCACCAACAACGAAAAATTAGTTTCCAAAGTTAGGTTACTAGCTTGTAAAGCAATAGGGATGCTATGCATTGGGGATGCACAGTCTCGTGCCCAtgtgaaattaatttttgatacCTTCCTATCTAAAGCAAAAGATCATAAAAACATTGATATTCACTTGGCCGTGGGTGAAACACTTGTCTGTTGCATCCTAGGCTCATCTCACAAACTAGCTCGCAATATGTGGGTCATGAGTGAAtcagaattttctcattcttcaGAAGACTTTTATCCCATTCTAGATGAAATTCTCTCCAAATTACTGGAGAAAGTCTCATATTTGCATCCTAACTCTCGTCAAGCAACTTGTATATGGCTCTACACAATAACAAAAGAATGTGCTCGCGCAAAACCAGTCCTAGAACGTCTGAAAGAAATACAGAGTTCATTTGTAGAATTTTTATCGGAAAACAACGAAATGGTACAAACACTCGGCTCCAAAGGCTTAGCATTGGTTTATGATAATGGGGATGCTGCTGTTCGTGCTGAGTTGGTTGACCTATTAGTGAGGCAGTTATCTGAAGGAAAGAGAAGCGTCATTCAAGTGACCTCTGATACCAAGTTATTTGAAGATGATGCATTGGGTAAAGCACCTACTGGTGCTAACCTAACAACTTATAAAGATATCTGCTCCTTTGCCTCGGATATGAACCAACCAGACCTAATTTACACATTCCTCAATATGGCAAATCACAATGCTTTGTGGAACTCCAAAAAAGGAGCTGCTTTTGGCTTTTCATCTATTGCGGAAAATGCCCGCGAACAACTCGCCCCTCATCTTTCAAAAATCATTCCTCGTTTATATCGATATCAGTTTGACCCAACTCCTCGTACGCAAGCTTCAATGTCAGCCATTTGGCAGTCCCTTGTTCCTGAGCCCTCAAAAACCATTGAATTGTATCATAAAGAGATTTTTGTAGATCTAATAAAAAATCTTACGTCAAATCATTATCGAGTTCGGCAGTCATGTTGCAGCGCTCTTACAGATTTTCTGCGGGGACCAGGGAGTTCTGCCTTGGAGTCGTGCGTTGACAGTATTCCTGAACTCTGGTCCTCCCTATTCCGTGTAATGGATGATGTACATGATAGTACAAGAAAGTCAGCTCAAAAAAGTGCAACTATCATATCGCAAATTTGTGTACGGCGGTGTGATTCAAAATATGGTAAGTCGGGAGAAGCCATGATCAAAGCCCTTTTGACTCCTATATTGGACAAAGGTATTAGTAACCAAGTATCGGAGGTTAGAACAATCAGCCTCCTTACTGTGTCCGAGCTAGTGAaaagttctggaaattttctaAGAGAACATCTTGTAACATTAATTCCAGCTCTCCTTGAGGCTACGGAAGATCTGGAACTTGCAGGTGCATATGCAAGCACACGCCTCAGTTCAGATGCTTCaagtcaagaaaaatttgatgacttTAGAGCATCTCTAGTCAAATCACATTATACCACACAAACAGTCTCCAAATGTGTGCAGTATCTTACCAATGATGTCTTGAAGGAATTAGCTCCCAGAATCATCGAACTACTCCGTGTCTCAGTTAGTTTAAGCACTAGAATAGCCGCCTCACACTTTATTGTTCTGGTAGTACTAGAAGCCACTACTAGCCACATAGATCTGCAGCCCTACAGTGGCAAAATTCTCAGTGCTCTCTTAAATGGTCTGACCGATCGTAACTCTTCCATTCGTAATACGTACGCTGCAGCGGTAGGACATGTCGTAAGAATATCTAAAGATTCAAGTGTGGACAAATTGATCAAGAAACTGAACACAATTTTCGTAGTAAAGGAAGATACCAAAATTAGGAGTGCTCTCGGATCTGCACTGGCTATTATGATGAAACATAGTCCTGACAAACTTAAAAGTCAGTCTGATGCCCTGATCCCATTAACATTCTATGCAATGCAAGCAgaagataaagatttgaaaaaggTCTGGGAGGATTTATGGCATGATATTGCTCCAAGTAGTGAAAGTGCTATCTTGCGCAATATTGATtcagtttgtaattttttgaagaCTATGTTGGATTCTCCGTCATGGAACGAAAAAGCCCAG GCAGCAACTGGAATGAAAGTCCTGGCCTCCAAACTGGGAGAACAATTAAGCTTGGATCATCGAAAGCGACTTATTGAATATTTACTGGAAGGATTAGCCGGCAGGACTTGGACTGGGAAGGAAAATTTACTTGCAGCTCTCACAGCATTGTGTTATTCATACCCGAAAGTGCATCCAGTCAATGATAACCTTCCCAATCTCATTGCTGATTTAGTTTTGAAGGAATGTCGAAAAGAAAACCTCAAGTATCGAACTAAAGCATTGTCAGCAGTAGGTGTAATCTTACGATCACTTGAAGTTGATCGCTTTTCAGCTGTTTATGACATTGTTCAAGAAGTAAATGCTAAGAGGGGTGAGTCGTTAGTGGATGAAAGTGACAACCTCAAAGAAAAGACCGAGAAACAAAATTCACTGACTGCTTTAAAAGAAGCTGCATTTATAACACTGGGCGAAGCTTGGCCAAAGAATAGTGCTACTCAAA ctatttatcaagaaaaaataatcactcAATGCGTATCGTGTTTGAATACCAGTGAAAGGTCGGTTCAAGTTGCTGTTATGTCAGCGCTACATCGGTATATCGATGGATGTGCAATCCTTGAAGACAAAGTAGAAGACCCATCTCCATTTAAGAATATGTTACCTCAAATCCTTGAGGCCTTAAGTTGTGCCCTAG GGACTTCCTATGAACATATTCAATATGAAATTCAAGTCTCTAGAATTGGATCGGTATCAGAAGACCTTATCGATGGTGGCGGAGAGTGA
- the LOC109033309 gene encoding proteasome adapter and scaffold protein ECM29 isoform X8: protein MLFLESLVNIKVSVFMKRRNDIFDGKPKLTKVLLDYTLDILLLPIVKYDSIPPGMSEYSHNRVISELSDPSYRTDKTDLEKLKITIIELLSSQIFEYEKLLTHAVIASKDPRTSVCQKGENLLAVLLKSIKKFGQETTLPLYALFTGSDNSVQIEKSKQKNSLSPAVKVKILEILIKIRQGAIIWPACIQIAFLALQLGTTENKDMKLMSLGFQFTHLMISEVRTEELEKVAIVLLNSAFLKILDPKSDYSDTLRQQAYTSAGLLVKKVPFLVRDNIKIVFNFFNALSEVENHDTKVAIKEALISMSSAFRDNKINEAMLDELLTFLATQCDASVLSGFAVIHYLVNVFPTSNASARFILLLIAGKSHPDLSEEAKKHLYGYDHNIESEMKLEDLPSFCNMTETVLRELESRSPIDFNKPGTRLPMPVSNLSLIFSDLSLCLKHSAGIKSISCHMRHPSNETPKVAHYLKHLHTSQPKILSDYVQLLQRALETEVNFAPLFCLVECVGTIPEIIVPQLTIKLDLLETLFGHSREDIRENIALLYGPFTSYSLTDTEFDDRIFKICESSLDPASKALEMQHGTMLAIATAIEWRILKQVGCSQDWVVLKKIILTAFQFLNQSNPILLSAACNTFGQLGRITPLPLLEGKTRLSENPGKLDVFEKLMEFTNNEKLVSKVRLLACKAIGMLCIGDAQSRAHVKLIFDTFLSKAKDHKNIDIHLAVGETLVCCILGSSHKLARNMWVMSESEFSHSSEDFYPILDEILSKLLEKVSYLHPNSRQATCIWLYTITKECARAKPVLERLKEIQSSFVEFLSENNEMVQTLGSKGLALVYDNGDAAVRAELVDLLVRQLSEGKRSVIQVTSDTKLFEDDALGKAPTGANLTTYKDICSFASDMNQPDLIYTFLNMANHNALWNSKKGAAFGFSSIAENAREQLAPHLSKIIPRLYRYQFDPTPRTQASMSAIWQSLVPEPSKTIELYHKEIFVDLIKNLTSNHYRVRQSCCSALTDFLRGPGSSALESCVDSIPELWSSLFRVMDDVHDSTRKSAQKSATIISQICVRRCDSKYGKSGEAMIKALLTPILDKGISNQVSEVRTISLLTVSELVKSSGNFLREHLVTLIPALLEATEDLELAGAYASTRLSSDASSQEKFDDFRASLVKSHYTTQTVSKCVQYLTNDVLKELAPRIIELLRVSVSLSTRIAASHFIVLVVLEATTSHIDLQPYSGKILSALLNGLTDRNSSIRNTYAAAVGHVVRISKDSSVDKLIKKLNTIFVVKEDTKIRSALGSALAIMMKHSPDKLKSQSDALIPLTFYAMQAEDKDLKKVWEDLWHDIAPSSESAILRNIDSVCNFLKTMLDSPSWNEKAQAATGMKVLASKLGEQLSLDHRKRLIEYLLEGLAGRTWTGKENLLAALTALCYSYPKVHPVNDNLPNLIADLVLKECRKENLKYRTKALSAVGVILRSLEVDRFSAVYDIVQEVNAKRGESLVDESDNLKEKTEKQNSLTALKEAAFITLGEAWPKNSATQTIYQEKIITQCVSCLNTSERSVQVAVMSALHRYIDGCAILEDKVEDPSPFKNMLPQILEALSCALAIKKHSKLRIESLTIILLLAKKLKDVARMEELEELKQLFNSHLESLSTDSSPEIKCRVADIKTYFELST, encoded by the exons ATGCTTTTCCTTGAGTCTCTTGTCAACATAAAAGTAAGTGTTTTCATGAAAAGGAGGAATGACATTTTCGATGGAAAACCGAAACTAACAAAGGTTCTTTTAGACTACACCCTGGACATCCTCTTACTTCCCATTGTAAAATATGACTCCATACCCCCCGGCATGAGTGAATACTCTCACAATAGAGTCATATCCGAGTTATCAGACCCATCTTACAGAACAGATAAAACTGATTTAGAGAAGCTTAAAATCACAATAATTGAGCTTTTATCAAGTCAGATTTTTGAGTATGAAAAACTTTTAACTCATGCTGTTATTGCTTCTAAAGATCCAAGAACATCCGTTTGTCAAAAAGGCGAAAATCTCCTGGCAGTTTtgttaaaaagtataaaaaaattcggtcaAGAAACTACTCTACCTCTCTATGCTTTGTTCACTGGCTCCGATAATTCTGTTCAGATTGAAAAATCGAAGCAAAAAAATTCTTTGTCTCCCGCTGTAAAAGTGAAAATCCTCGAAATCTTAATTAAAATCCGGCAAGGTGCTATTATTTGGCCTGCATGTATTCAGATTGCTTTTCTGGCTTTGCAGCTCGGTACGACAGAAAACAAGGACATGAAACTAATGTCTCTCGGTTTCCAGTTTACGCATTTAATGATCAGTGAAGTCAGAACGGAGGAGTTGGAGAAAGTTGCGATTGTTTTGTTAAATTCAGCATTCCTAAAAATACTTGATCCAAAGAGTGATTACTCTGATACCTTGCGGCAACAAGCCTATACCTCTGCTGGTCTTTTAGTAAAGAAAGTACCTTTTTTAGTCAGAGATAATATCAAAattgtctttaattttttcaatgcccTCTCAGAAGTTGAGAATCATGATACTAAAGTGGCCATTAAAGAAGCCTTAATAAGTATGTCCTCTGCATTCAGAGATAACAAAATAAATGAGGCCATGCTTGATGAGTTGCTAACCTTCCTGGCGACGCAATGCGATGCAAGTGTTTTGAGTGGCTTTGCAGTGATTCACTACCTGGTCAATGTTTTCCCTACATCCAACGCTTCAGCTAGATTTATTCTCCTCCTCATTGCAGGCAAAAGTCATCCCGATCTTTCTGAAGAGGCAAAGAAGCATTTGTATGGCTATGATCATAACATCGAGTCAGAAATGAAACTTGAAGATCTACCCTCATTTTGTAATATGACTGAAACCGTCCTCCGAGAACTGGAATCCAGGTCTCCCATTGACTTCAATAAGCCGGGCACCAGACTTCCAATGCCCGTCTCAAATTTGTCTCTCATTTTCTCCGATTTAAGTCTGTGTCTCAAGCACAGTGCAGGAATTAAAAGTATCTCCTGTCATATGCGGCACCCCTCGAATGAAACTCCAAAAGTTGCACACTACTTAAAACATCTGCACACTTCACAACCCAAAATTCTGAGCGATTATGTGCAGCTGCTTCAAAGAGCTTTAGAAACTGAGGTAAACTTCGCACCCCTGTTTTGCTTGGTAGAATGTGTTGGGACCATTCCAGAAATTATTGTGCCTCAACTCACCATAAAATTAGATTTGCTGGAGACCCTTTTTGGACACAGCCGAGAAGATATTCGAGAGAATATTGCATTACTGTATGGACCGTTCACGAGTTATTCTCTGACAGATACAGAATTCGATGAtcgaatattcaaaatttgtgaaagcTCTCTAGATCCAGCCAGCAAAGCATTAGAAATGCAACATGGTACTATGCTAGCTATTGCTACAGCTATCGAATGGCGAATTTTGAAGCAGGTAGGTTGCAGTCAAGACTGGGttgtcttgaaaaaaataattcttactgcttttcagtttttaaatcaATCAAACCCAATTTTACTGTCTGCTGCGTGTAACACATTTGGGCAGTTAGGTCGAATAACGCCACTTCCTCTTCTGGAAGGAAAAACTCGACTCTCAGAAAATCCAGGAAAACTTgacgtttttgaaaaattgatggagTTCACCAACAACGAAAAATTAGTTTCCAAAGTTAGGTTACTAGCTTGTAAAGCAATAGGGATGCTATGCATTGGGGATGCACAGTCTCGTGCCCAtgtgaaattaatttttgatacCTTCCTATCTAAAGCAAAAGATCATAAAAACATTGATATTCACTTGGCCGTGGGTGAAACACTTGTCTGTTGCATCCTAGGCTCATCTCACAAACTAGCTCGCAATATGTGGGTCATGAGTGAAtcagaattttctcattcttcaGAAGACTTTTATCCCATTCTAGATGAAATTCTCTCCAAATTACTGGAGAAAGTCTCATATTTGCATCCTAACTCTCGTCAAGCAACTTGTATATGGCTCTACACAATAACAAAAGAATGTGCTCGCGCAAAACCAGTCCTAGAACGTCTGAAAGAAATACAGAGTTCATTTGTAGAATTTTTATCGGAAAACAACGAAATGGTACAAACACTCGGCTCCAAAGGCTTAGCATTGGTTTATGATAATGGGGATGCTGCTGTTCGTGCTGAGTTGGTTGACCTATTAGTGAGGCAGTTATCTGAAGGAAAGAGAAGCGTCATTCAAGTGACCTCTGATACCAAGTTATTTGAAGATGATGCATTGGGTAAAGCACCTACTGGTGCTAACCTAACAACTTATAAAGATATCTGCTCCTTTGCCTCGGATATGAACCAACCAGACCTAATTTACACATTCCTCAATATGGCAAATCACAATGCTTTGTGGAACTCCAAAAAAGGAGCTGCTTTTGGCTTTTCATCTATTGCGGAAAATGCCCGCGAACAACTCGCCCCTCATCTTTCAAAAATCATTCCTCGTTTATATCGATATCAGTTTGACCCAACTCCTCGTACGCAAGCTTCAATGTCAGCCATTTGGCAGTCCCTTGTTCCTGAGCCCTCAAAAACCATTGAATTGTATCATAAAGAGATTTTTGTAGATCTAATAAAAAATCTTACGTCAAATCATTATCGAGTTCGGCAGTCATGTTGCAGCGCTCTTACAGATTTTCTGCGGGGACCAGGGAGTTCTGCCTTGGAGTCGTGCGTTGACAGTATTCCTGAACTCTGGTCCTCCCTATTCCGTGTAATGGATGATGTACATGATAGTACAAGAAAGTCAGCTCAAAAAAGTGCAACTATCATATCGCAAATTTGTGTACGGCGGTGTGATTCAAAATATGGTAAGTCGGGAGAAGCCATGATCAAAGCCCTTTTGACTCCTATATTGGACAAAGGTATTAGTAACCAAGTATCGGAGGTTAGAACAATCAGCCTCCTTACTGTGTCCGAGCTAGTGAaaagttctggaaattttctaAGAGAACATCTTGTAACATTAATTCCAGCTCTCCTTGAGGCTACGGAAGATCTGGAACTTGCAGGTGCATATGCAAGCACACGCCTCAGTTCAGATGCTTCaagtcaagaaaaatttgatgacttTAGAGCATCTCTAGTCAAATCACATTATACCACACAAACAGTCTCCAAATGTGTGCAGTATCTTACCAATGATGTCTTGAAGGAATTAGCTCCCAGAATCATCGAACTACTCCGTGTCTCAGTTAGTTTAAGCACTAGAATAGCCGCCTCACACTTTATTGTTCTGGTAGTACTAGAAGCCACTACTAGCCACATAGATCTGCAGCCCTACAGTGGCAAAATTCTCAGTGCTCTCTTAAATGGTCTGACCGATCGTAACTCTTCCATTCGTAATACGTACGCTGCAGCGGTAGGACATGTCGTAAGAATATCTAAAGATTCAAGTGTGGACAAATTGATCAAGAAACTGAACACAATTTTCGTAGTAAAGGAAGATACCAAAATTAGGAGTGCTCTCGGATCTGCACTGGCTATTATGATGAAACATAGTCCTGACAAACTTAAAAGTCAGTCTGATGCCCTGATCCCATTAACATTCTATGCAATGCAAGCAgaagataaagatttgaaaaaggTCTGGGAGGATTTATGGCATGATATTGCTCCAAGTAGTGAAAGTGCTATCTTGCGCAATATTGATtcagtttgtaattttttgaagaCTATGTTGGATTCTCCGTCATGGAACGAAAAAGCCCAG GCAGCAACTGGAATGAAAGTCCTGGCCTCCAAACTGGGAGAACAATTAAGCTTGGATCATCGAAAGCGACTTATTGAATATTTACTGGAAGGATTAGCCGGCAGGACTTGGACTGGGAAGGAAAATTTACTTGCAGCTCTCACAGCATTGTGTTATTCATACCCGAAAGTGCATCCAGTCAATGATAACCTTCCCAATCTCATTGCTGATTTAGTTTTGAAGGAATGTCGAAAAGAAAACCTCAAGTATCGAACTAAAGCATTGTCAGCAGTAGGTGTAATCTTACGATCACTTGAAGTTGATCGCTTTTCAGCTGTTTATGACATTGTTCAAGAAGTAAATGCTAAGAGGGGTGAGTCGTTAGTGGATGAAAGTGACAACCTCAAAGAAAAGACCGAGAAACAAAATTCACTGACTGCTTTAAAAGAAGCTGCATTTATAACACTGGGCGAAGCTTGGCCAAAGAATAGTGCTACTCAAA ctatttatcaagaaaaaataatcactcAATGCGTATCGTGTTTGAATACCAGTGAAAGGTCGGTTCAAGTTGCTGTTATGTCAGCGCTACATCGGTATATCGATGGATGTGCAATCCTTGAAGACAAAGTAGAAGACCCATCTCCATTTAAGAATATGTTACCTCAAATCCTTGAGGCCTTAAGTTGTGCCCTAG CCATAAAAAAACACTCAAAACTTCGCATTGAATCTTTGACTATTATTCTATTGCTTGCCAAAAAACTAAAAG